Proteins encoded by one window of Balearica regulorum gibbericeps isolate bBalReg1 chromosome 21, bBalReg1.pri, whole genome shotgun sequence:
- the FNDC10 gene encoding fibronectin type III domain-containing protein 10, translated as MPGMPSLLPPFLALLCFGAPAPALRAPPAAAGPAPPASPRRAEAGAGAEAAEEPWCPYKVGTEGSAGGRLCFRTPARGFQCAARACRAHRSPGGALVANVLRNGSVLLQWGPPRPAAGLRGFALNCSWDGTYTRFPCDSVELGAACRDYLLPEAHGSVRYRLCLQPRYAPSRPAPPAQCVEFRVEPAAMRDIVVAMTAVGGSICVMLVFICLLVAYITENLMSPALAGAAGAAAPRRA; from the coding sequence ATGCCCGGCATGCCCAGCCTGCTGCCGCCCTTCCTCGCCCTACTCTGCTTCGGGGCGCCGGCGCCCGCCCTGAgggcgccgcccgccgccgcggggccAGCGCCGCCCGCCTCGCCGCGGCGGGCCgaggccggggccggggccgaggCGGCGGAGGAGCCGTGGTGTCCCTACAAGGTGGGGACCGAGGGCTCGGCGGGCGGGCGGCTTTGCTTCCGCACACCGGCCCGCGGCTTCCAGTGCGCGGCGCGGGCCTGCCGCGCCCACCGGTCGCCGGGCGGCGCCCTGGTAGCCAACGTGCTGCGCAACGGCAGCGTGCTGCTGCAGTGGgggccgccgcgccccgccgccggcctcCGCGGCTTCGCGCTCAACTGCTCCTGGGACGGCACCTACACGCGCTTCCCCTGCGACAGCGTGGAGCTGGGCGCCGCCTGCCGCGACTACCTGCTGCCCGAGGCGCACGGCAGCGTGCGCTACCgcctctgcctgcagccgcGCTACGCGCCGTcgcgccccgcgccgcccgcccaGTGCGTGGAGTTCCGCGTGGAGCCGGCCGCCATGCGGGATATCGTCGTCGCCATGACGGCCGTGGGGGGCTCCATCTGCGTCATGCTCGTCTTCATCTGCCTCCTGGTGGCCTACATCACCGAGAACCTCATGAGCCCGGCCCTCGCCGGGGCCGCGGGCGCCGCAGCTCCTCGCCGCGCCTAG